The segment GTTTACACTTTCATGCTCTCATCCTTAGCACTTCTAATAATTCTATCAATGGAGTTATTACACTACTCACAACCTCTTAGTGCAATAATTGAACAGCAACAAACATCAACAACATTAATTTCTTCAATCTCCAAACATAGAGACAACTTCTCTAAATAAGATAAATCTATGATTTGATCTCACATACACACCCAATAGAGTCTTTGAAGATTGCTCATAACCTTGGGCCCTTTTTTGAGGGAGCTAGGCTCAgatttctctgataccactttgtaGATTAAAAGTGAGATGCAAAACACTTAAGCACacaaaattttttttatatattcaatatcTATTACGTTAGGATTTACCTCTAAATAGAATTTACATTTTGATCTGCCTAAACAATATAAAAAAGCAGTTTTTTATAGAGGTTGCAGCTTCTAAAAATACAATAATTCACTGCATCATAATAAAGAAACTTCTAAAATATGAAATTTCTATCTATGAAATTTACGAAAACCACTAAAAATTTAATTTAGAACGTATCTCTAGAATCTGCAATCTAAATCCTGACATTACTAATTCCATTTCCAATTGCATGCTGACATCAGTATCCAACAATTATGACAGTGGTCTTCTTGTTTGGGGATCCATTATGCTCACAGATAGAACAAATAACGATGCCGAATATGCAACACTATGGGTGGGTTTGATATATGTGAAGAGAAAAACGTTTCCTCTCTAGACATCAAAGGGAATTCACTCAACATGGTAAATACAGTTTCCACCAATCGCGTGCCAAGCTGGAAGTCTCAAATGTGGCTAGATAGTATTCGAGCCATACTGGACGATATAGGAGACTACACTATTAAAAAGTTAAAAACACTTATCACGGAGCTAATAATGAAGTAGATCTTTTATCAAATCATTCAAttggtcatgcatcatctcaaaCATTGCTTCATGACATGTGGACCAGCCTCCAAACAAAACGGGTACCTTTTCATCACGTGTGACTCTAGACTGTACGATATACCTTTGTGAATGATGAGGCTTTCCTGAGGCGAAGCGTCACCCATGAGTTACTTAGAGTCAGCGGTTGGTTTGATTGCTGAAGCTATATGTATCGAGACAGCTGCAAACAATAGTTCATTGCTGAATCTGATCAACCCTCTCGTTTATGCAGAAATAATATGGAAACCTATGTGTTTTTAGGTAGAGTCATCAGGAATATGTTTTTGCCATCCTAGATTGAGCTATCATAACAGGTCATAGTTGCCATAAGAAACTTGTTATTGGCTGTCTATGGCTTGGCCTGTTTGTACTGGTTTTTAACTACCCCATGATAgcaatttgttaaaaaaaaaaatttaaaaagaaaatgcaATTTAATAGAGAAtccattttatattttaaaattacatATTTTATGATTTGGTAGACTATATTTTTATTAAACTTCTAGCTCCCTATTCTTTTAAAAAATCATTACATTCAGAAATTCAATCAAACTAACACTTCATTCTTAAAGTTAATTAGACTTTAATAAAACATTAGCCCAAAAAATTAGAGAGGAGAAACTATAAATACCATTTTTCCTAAACATTAGTCCAAATGGGTAGCAGAGTTGGCTTGGGCCATGGGATTGCTCCCCATTGATCTTGGGTTTAACTCTACTCTTGATTTAAGGAGGTTAGACAGCTTGCATACATCCTAGGTATAAAAAAACATTTTTCCTAAACATCCTTTTATTTCCCTTTTGACATTGTCTATTATACATAATGCATCTCCTCATCAAGGAAGTGGAACTGGAACTGGAACTGGAACTTGCTAGAGACCTTAAATTAGGGTAGGTGCTGAAAGAATAACATCCTGAGAGGTGGTATGTTAAGGCCCAACTCCATTGGCTCAATAGAGAAAGGAAGACAAAGAGGTTAAGGAGCTCTAAAAAATGATAAACCTACTTTAGCTCTAACCTTAATACTTTTTTTCACACAAGCCATTACTATGTTTTCTTTATGATCTCTCACAATCAAATAGAACAACACTACTAGTATCTAAGAAGATAATAAGTCACACATTTCTAATCTGTATCTAATGGTATTATGCTATATGTTATAAAGATGTTATAAGTATTTGAATTCATAAACTGAGGGTACAAGGTCTATTAATAAAACCTATAGATTTGATTGTCACTTGGTATGATAAGGTCTTCAATGTTGGGATTAGATGTTGTATaatgtttataatttttaattCATTGTTTTGGGACTACTCTACTGCTAGTTGCCTCAAAAATAAGAAAATTCAACCTATTTGAAGAAAAAATGATCATGTTATTGAATATTCTTGCCACATATCATAGATAGGACCTTTTATCAAAAGGTTGTGCTTCATCTATCATAGCAAAAACAGCTTCATATCTATTtgctcaattaaaataaaatatgatatcaAATTTATATAAGATATGTCACAATTTAATGTATGAAATATCTTTTtgaatatacatacacacatacatatacacacatacatatattgaTACAAAATGTTGTAGATTTTAGAACTCTACTGATTAGAAGATAATAGAATTTATCTAATAAATTTAAATCAGAATAATATGAAAATAGACTAAACCATcttaatataaaaatatttcaaattcaattgaaaataagaaATAGTAAACATAATTTTTCCATTGTATAGCAGCCTTAATAtactatttaaaatatttttaaatagagCAATCTATCAGAAACAATCCAAAAACTCTCTTGCTCAAATGAAATTTATATCTTCATGCCTGGCTTAGGTTGAAAGCTAAAAGCTGCGTGATACTGAAAAAATCTGAGAGACGGAGGAAACCTGATCCGACTCCAGCTTCTCTCAAGTAAACTATAGACGAATAGCTCTGTATTACTCTGCCCACTTGCGAAACAGAGAAAATTCCCGACCCCAACAAACTGGTCCTCCACACCGTGCAGCTCCAATGCACCTGAAAAACTAAGATTTATAAATCGACGACACATATTAGAAGGCATTCTTGTCAGTTCCTTCCAGCTCCATATCGACTTCTCCTCCTCCCAAAACAATTCCCATACAATCGCCTGAAAGTTCACTATGCTTGAGTCTGGGCCGAACTCTATATATCTTACCACAAACAGGATCGTCGACCCACAAACAACTACTCCATCGATCCATGAGTTCATCATATCCCCCAAAAATGATAGATTCGCTTCTGGAAAAGACACTAATTTCGGTTGTTTAGATTCCATGTTCCAAATCACAAATTCCATCTCGCCTGAAGCACAGATGAGAAGATCCTTGGCACAACGAATAGTGACAACAGGAAAGTCCTTTACGGGCAGAGACAATTCATCTTCAATCTGCAATGACATTTCAAAGAAATGGTAGATTTGTATGCAACTGGGGTTTTCTTCTCTTGGCAGACCCACAATTTTGTAGGATTCTCCGTTGTCCATTATTTCCATTACAGTTAACTTCTCTGCTATATCTGCGGGAATATCTCTGTACACGCCTGTAAGTGGATTACAGATCATATACATTTTCTGAGGCTGTGTGATTTCGATTAGGAGTAGGCCTCCACCTGACTTACTACAAAATCGCGAATAGCCTTGTGAGAGAGTTTCAGCGGTTGGGCTTGGCAAGAAACAAAGCGAAattgtcttccatgattgtgtgaGAAAACAGTACGCCACGACATGTGTTTCATTGCAAAGGAGAAGCCATGGATCCCTCTCCGGCAACAGAGACAGAAATTTGCTAGAGGTTAACAGCACATTCCATTCTTTACAAACAATGCGAAATCGAGAACTGAACTCCACCAGTAGAGTCGAAAACATCCTTTCAATTATATGGTCAGGGCATTCAGACCAAACCGATTCTTCATCACTCCTCTCATTGCCTGCAATACCCTTTCCCTTCTCTTTCATTGTATTCAACAATGAATATTCAGATCTTTCCAGACCTGCACTTACATTCTCAATAACGCCCATGTAATCATTATCCATTCTAATTTCCATAGATGGTATATGTGATCCCTGAGATGGAGAGCGTAAAAAGTACAAATAAATCTAGTCAATTCGTCTATCTTGCCCTAAATATATACATTCTCTATCGTGCCCTAACCCTAAACATATGTATTTCCTCTCTTGTTTTGCCCTAACTCTCTCCTATCTTGTCTTTTCTATATATGTATCATCTGTCTTGGGTTGGGGAGATGATTTATTAGTTGAGCATTTTAATAGTTgtgataatttttatttatttcaactattaatatttttaatttattgtatTAATATTATGAGTTTGTTATTATTGTTGATCAAAGTAATAAAACATTATTTATTcacaattacaatttttttttattttttaaatgttataatttTCTTAAATAAACATATGATGGAGATCTAAAAGCCTAATTATAAATAGGAGGATTacaaactagcttatatatatttataatatatatagaacaagtgccacatagtggccagtacttgccttaataatttttagtttaataataatatttattataattattagaaatatttatttattgtaactaatattagccaatcatttacaagtaaaataatttttgtaaattataaagttaaaaaatatgcatctatattatagaaaaaagttgaaaaatataaaacaaaagaaaatattttgttttcattggtctaaataattttatttaataaccatttaaacatgacaaatgaattttcattacaatagtatttaACGACAAGTactaaaaaagggaaaaaagaaagtaaataattttaaaatcgGAAAAACTTGAGATTATGCATTGTTCCAAGAAACCCGCCTATAAGAGGCAAAACGATATCAGCCAAtcgtttgcaacaaaaataatttttgtaaattataatgttaacaaatgtgcatttatactataaaataaattaaaaagatttaaagaaagaaaaataattgcttttcattggtctaaataattttttttaataaccatataagcacaacaaatgaattttcattacaatagtattgtctaacggcaagtactaataagCCAGATATCTTTCTAGAGGtacctattttttattaatttaataatattaaagtgcaatcaagaaggatatctcttggcttattctatatatattattaaatcaaTTTCAAAAGCTATAAATTTTGGATTGGTATagtgttagatttaggattccatttggttcaattctagatttagaattatagctaggattggaatcaaaatagtatgcctaattcaataaggattagggttcattttggtttactattagggttaggatttgatttggtttaaaatagtaggcctaattcaataaagaatagggttcattttgtcttgctattagggttagggttagggttatagttagggtttacatcattgttggggTTAGGTTAATAGTTAgtgtttggatttacatcatgtttactGTTACAGTTAGCGTTAATATTgtgattaggctaggatttagggttttggttaggattatgtgtagggttatggtttatatcatagggctatgatctagggttaggattataattaggatttacatcattgttagggttaggttaatgattagggtttggatttacttcacaattaggattagggatagggttaagattgtggttagggtttggatttaaaaTTATGGTGAGGATTGtgtctagggttaaggttagagttaggattatagttagggtttacatcattgttacggTTAGGTTAAtagttagggtttagatttatatcatggtaagggttaaggttctagttaggcttaattttttaggtatatggttaggattatctctatgattagagtttatatcataaggttagggttacgattacggttagggttagggttacagttacgattagggttaagggttaggattaggattatagttagggtttacattacTTTtgagggttaggttaatggttaggatttGGATTTACATTATGTTTAGTGTTACAGTTaatgttaagattgtggttaggcttaggatttagggttatggttaagattatatgtatggttaggacctttatatcataggtctagggttagggttatgggttagggt is part of the Cryptomeria japonica chromosome 10, Sugi_1.0, whole genome shotgun sequence genome and harbors:
- the LOC131027020 gene encoding F-box only protein 6-like gives rise to the protein MDNDYMGVIENVSAGLERSEYSLLNTMKEKGKGIAGNERSDEESVWSECPDHIIERMFSTLLVEFSSRFRIVCKEWNVLLTSSKFLSLLPERDPWLLLCNETHVVAYCFLTQSWKTISLCFLPSPTAETLSQGYSRFCSKSGGGLLLIEITQPQKMYMICNPLTGVYRDIPADIAEKLTVMEIMDNGESYKIVGLPREENPSCIQIYHFFEMSLQIEDELSLPVKDFPVVTIRCAKDLLICASGEMEFVIWNMESKQPKLVSFPEANLSFLGDMMNSWIDGVVVCGSTILFVVRYIEFGPDSSIVNFQAIVWELFWEEEKSIWSWKELTRMPSNMCRRFINLSFSGALELHGVEDQFVGVGNFLCFASGQSNTELFVYSLLERSWSRIRFPPSLRFFQYHAAFSFQPKPGMKI